The following coding sequences lie in one Musa acuminata AAA Group cultivar baxijiao chromosome BXJ3-1, Cavendish_Baxijiao_AAA, whole genome shotgun sequence genomic window:
- the LOC135629504 gene encoding cullin-1-like: MSMHERKTIDLEQGWEFMQKGITKLKNILEGLPEQQFSSEDYMMLYTTIYNMCTQKPPHDYSQQLYDKYRESFEEYITSMVLPSLREKHDEFMLRELVKRWLNHKVMVRWLSRFFHYLDRYFIARRSLPPLNEVGLTCFRNLVYQEIKGKVKDAVISLIEQEREGEQIDRALLKNVLDIFVEIGLGNMDCYENDFEAYFLKDTAAYYSRKASIWILEDSCPDYMLKVEECLKREKDRVAHYLHSSSEQKLLEKVQHELLFIYASQLLEKEHSGCHALLRDDKVDDLSRMYRLFCKIPHGLDPVSQIFKLHVTAEGTALVKQAEDAASNKKAEKRDVVGLQEQVFVRKVIELHDKYLAYVNDCFLNHSLFHKALKEAFEVFCNKGVAGSSSAELLATFCDNILKKGGSEKLSDEAIEETLEKVVKLLAYISDKDLFAEFYRKKLARRLLFDKSANDDHERSILTKLKQQCGGQFTSKMEGMVTDLTLARENQANFEDYLNNNPHANPGMDLTVTVLTTGFWPSYRTSDLNLSAEMVKCVEVFREFYQTKTKHRKLTWIYSLGTCNITGKFESKTIELIVTTYQAAALLLFNASDRLSYSEIMTQLNLTDDDVIRLLHSLSCAKYKILNKEPNTKSISSSDIFEFNSKFTDKMRRIKIPLPPVDEKKKVIEDVDKDRRYAIDASIVRIMKSRKVLGHQQLVLECVEQLGRMFKPDFKAIKKRIEDLITRDYLERDKDNPNLFRYLA; the protein is encoded by the exons ATGTCGATGCACGAGCGGAAGACGATCGATTTGGAGCAGGGATGGGAGTTCATGCAGAAGGGCATCACCAAACTCAAGAACATCTTGGAGGGGCTCCCCGAGCAGCAGTTTAGCTCGGAAGACTACATGATGCTCTACAC GACCATCTACAATATGTGCACTCAGAAACCTCCTCACGATTACTCGCAGCAGCTATACGACAAGTACAGGGAATCGTTTGAGGAGTATATCACTTCCATG GTATTGCCATCTTTGAGAGAGAAGCATGATGAATTTATGTTGAGGGAACTAGTCAAAAGATGGTTAAATCATAAAGTTATGGTCAGGTGGCTTTCACGTTTTTTTCATTACCTTGATCGATACTTCATTGCACGAAGGTCGCTTCCTCCGCTGAATGAAGTTGGGCTTACTTGCTTCCGTAACCTG GTTTACCAGGAGATTAAAGGCAAGGTTAAAGATGCTGTCATCTCTTTG ATCGAGCAAGAGCGTGAGGGGGAACAAATTGATAGGGCTTTGTTGAAGAATGTCTTGGACATTTTCGTTGAGATTGGATTGGGTAACATGGATTGTTATGAAAATGACTTTGAAGCATATTTCCTTAAAGATACAGCAGCCTATTATTCTAGGAAAGCTTCCATTTGGATTCTAGAGGATTCATGCCCAGATTACATGTTAAAG GTCGAGGAGTGCTTAAAACGGGAGAAGGATAGGGTTGCTCATTACTTGCATTCTAGCAGTGAACAGAAATTGTTAGAG AAAGTGCAACACGAGTTGCTATTTATATATGCGAGCCAACTTCTGGAAAAGGAACATTCCGGATGCCATGCCTTACTTCGAGATGACAAG GTGGATGACCTCTCGCGTATGTATAGGCTTTTTTGCAAAATACCTCATGGCCTGGATCCTGTTTCTCAAATATTTAAGCTG CATGTGACCGCTGAAGGTACAGCCTTAGTCAAACAAGCAGAAGATGCTGCTAGTAACAAGAAG GCAGAGAAAAGGGATGTAGTTGGCCTGCAAGAACAG GTTTTTGTTAGAAAAGTTATTGAGCTGCATGACAAGTACTTGGCATACGTGAATGACTGCTTCCTGAATCATTCCCTTTTTCATAAG GCTCTCAAAGAGGCTTTTGAAGTTTTCTGCAACAAGGGTGTTGCAGGCAGTTCAAGTGCTGAGTTGTTGGCCACCTTTTGTGATAATATCCTTAAGAAGGGTGGAAGCGAGAAACTCAGTGATGAAGCAATCGAGGAGACATTGGAGAAG GTTGTAAAGTTGCTTGCTTATATCAGTGACAAAGATCTCTTTGCCGAGTTCTATAG AAAGAAGCTTGCTAGGAGGTTACTTTTCGACAAAAGTGCTAATGATGATCATGAGAGAAGTATTTTGACAAAGTTAAAACAACAATGTGGAGGGCAGTTTACCTCAAAGATGGAGGGCATG GTGACTGATCTAACCCTTGCTAGAGAAAACCAAGCTAATTTTGAGGACTATCTCAACAACAACCCTCATGCAAATCCAGGAATGGATCTAACTGTTACTGTTTTGACGACTGGGTTCTGGCCAAGTTACAGAACGTCTGATCTCAACCTTTCTGCTGAGATG GTTAAATGTGTAGAAGTTTTCAGAGAGTTTTATCAGACAAAAACCAAACATAGAAAGCTTACATGGATATATTCTTTGGGGACATGTAACATCACTGGGAAGTTTGAGTCAAAAACCATTGAGCTTATTGTGACAACTTATCAG GCTGCAGCCCTTCTGCTATTTAATGCCTCAGATAGATTGAGTTACTCAGAGATCATGACTCAGCTTAATTTGACCGATGATGACGTAATCAGATTGCTTCACTCCCTCTCTTGTGCCAAGTATAAGATTCTTAACAAAGAGCCAAATACAAAATCCATTTCTTCAAGTGACATCTTTGAGTTTAACTCCAAATTCACTGACAAAATGAGAAGGATCAAG ATACCTCTTCCCCCGGTGGATgagaagaagaaagtaattgaagATGTTGACAAAGACAGAAGATATGCTATTGATGCCTCCATTGTACGTATTATGAAGAGTCGTAAAGTTTTGGGTCATCAACAGTTGGTTTTGGAATGTGTCGAACAACTTGGTCGTATGTTCAAG CCTGACTTCAAAGCAAttaagaaaagaatagaagatctgATCACCAGAGACTATTTAGAGCGAGACAAGGACAACCCAAATCTTTTCAGATACTTGGCCTGA
- the LOC103985523 gene encoding tubulin gamma-2 chain yields MPREIITIQVGQCGNQIGMEFWKQLCLEHGIGKDGLLEDFATQGGDRKDVFFYQADDQHYIPRALLMDLEPRVINGIQNSEYRNLYNHENIFVSDHGGGAGNNWASGYHQGEQVVDDIMDMVDREADGSDSLEGFVLCHSIAGGTGSGMGSYLLETLNDRYSKKLVQTYSVFPNQMETSDVVVQPYNSLLTLKRLTLNADCVVVLDNTALNRIAVERLHLSNPTFAQTNSLVSTVMSASTTTLRYPGYMNNDLVGLLASLIPTPRCHFLMTGYTPLTVERQVNMIRKTTVLDVMRRLLQAKNIMVSSYARTKEASQAKYISILNIIQGDVDPTQVHESLQRIRERKLVNFIEWGPASIQVALSRKSPYIQTTHRVSGLMLANHTSIRHLFSKCLGQYEKLRKKQAFLDNYRKFPMFADNDLSEFDESREVIESLVEEYKACESPDYIKWGMEEQGEASVAAALDSKLVM; encoded by the exons GGTGGTGacaggaaggatgtcttcttctaTCAAGCAGATGATCAACACTACATACCAAGAGCTCTTCTAATGGATCTAGAACCAAGGGTTATTAATGGCATACAAAATAGTGAATACAGAAACCTTTACAATCATGAAAACATTTTTGTCTCAGATCATGGAGGTGGTGCCGGAAACAACTGGGCTAGTGGATATCACCAG GGAGAGCAAGTTGTAGATGATATCATGGACATGGTTGACCGAGAAGCAGATGGAAGTGATAGCCTTGAAGGTTTTGTTCTATGCCACTCGATTGCTGGTGGAACCGGATCAG GTATGGGGTCATATCTGCTGGAGACTCTTAATGACCGTTATAGCAAAAAACTCGTCCAGACTTACAGTGTGTTTCCCAACCAGATGGAAACTAGTGATGTGGTTGTCCAGCCGTATAACTCACTCTTGACTCTGAAGAGGTTGACACTGAATGCTGATTGTGTTGTTGTTCTTGATAATACGGCACTAAATAGGATTGCCGTGGAACGCCTTCACCTGTCAAATCCCACCTTTGCGCAAACAAACTCTTTGGTTTCCACAGTAATGTCTGCCAGTACAACTACTCTGCGTTACCCGGGATACATGAACAATGATTTGGTTGGCCTCCTTGCCTCTCTAATTCCAACTCCGAGATGCCATTTTCTAATGACAGGATATACACCGCTTACTGTAGAACGGCAG GTTAATATGATTCGTAAAACTACCGTGCTAGATGTGATGAGAAGACTCTTGCAG GCAAAAAATATCATGGTGTCTTCTTATGCCCGCACAAAAGAGGCTAGTCAAGCTAAATACATATCCATATTAAATATCATTCAGGGAGATGTGGACCCTACACAG GTACATGAAAGCTTACAAAGGATACGGGAAAGAAAACTTGTCAATTTTATTGAGTGGGGCCCAGCTAGCATTCAG GTTGCATTATCTAGAAAATCACCCTACATCCAAACCACTCACCGG GTAAGCGGTTTAATGCTAGCAAACCATACCAGCATTCGACATCTTTTCAGCAAGTGCCTGGGCCAGTATGAAAAGCTAAGGAAAAAGCAGGCCTTCCTTGACAATTATCGAAAGTTTCCAATGTTCGCT GACAATGATCTTTCTGAATTTGATGAGTCTCGGGAAGTTATAGAAAGCTTGGTTGAGGAGTACAAGGCCTGCGAATCTCCAGATTACATCAAATGGGGAATGGAG GAACAAGGGGAGGCCAGCGTTGCAGCAGCACTAGACTCGAAGCTAGTAATGTAA